The DNA sequence aaggtgTTGTTGGACTATTTAGAATCCATTAggcaaattattatttattttataatattttatttttaaaacactttttttataatgacATAACGAATGACGCGCCAAACATGATCCTAACACACAACAATGTGTAACGCTAGTGTGCTCAAGCCACAACGTTGTGCTTTAGCACTTGAGCGTTCCGGGTCGTGGTTTGAGCATGCGGTGCATATGCTTTAAATCAATAACGGgtcttatttaaaaaatataaaagaataatatattgctaaaaaatagccttattttaaaatttatgactCATTATGATACACATTGTAAGATTCAATCTAATGAACCTATACTACTGTAATTGATTATAAGATACTATATTTAATCTTTTAATCGAATGGgcctaaaataataaaattgtcatttttttaataaaggaATTGggattaataatattaaccCTTGAAAatgttgtatatatataaaccaGAAACGAACACAGCCGTTAGATAAATCCTCAGTCTCGTGTAATCAGTTTATTGCGGCTAGGGTTTCCTTCACTCTAAACTATCTTCCCCTCTCCCACTCCTATCTCACCACTGCTAGATCTCTTGATTTCATCACACTCAATCATGAATAAAAATCTCCATTAACAATTCGTTTCTGTGATAATTTGGAAGTCAGGGTTTTTCCTTTGCTGTTATTGAGCGAAAGATGGCCACAGTAAACCCATTTGATTTGCTCGGCGATGATACGGAGGATCCCTCGCTGCTTGCTGCTCAGCAGCCGAAGATCGAGCCGAAAAAGGCCGCTGTAACATCGGCCAAGCAGCCGCCTCAGGCCAAGCTCCCCTCTAAGCCACTGCCGCCGGCCCAGGCTGGTCAGTTCTAACTCTCTCTATCTTGTCTTTTTATGGagtaatgaataaaaatgaatgctTTTCTATAAATTTGCTATTTTGTTTGGCTTATTCAAGTTGTCGGcgcatttttctttatataacAATAATGTATATGTATTTGAAAATGTTTTCTATTCAATAAATTTGTACATTAATTCCTGCCGCATGAACTGAGCAATTTTTTGTGATAATGTTCAAGTAAGAATTTTGACAGTTGTAAAAAGTGATTTTGTAGTCTTTTAACATTGGTATTTGAATAAGACATGATTAAATGAAGTGTGTATATATTTAGATGTCAGACTGTCAGAGCATTTTTATAGATTTTTAAgggatgttttgttttctgttttcacTGCCATTTGAAATGTATTATAGTTGCACATTGGTTATATGGATGATTTCGTTGTTTGGAATCATTGCTCACCTTTGTACTTGTATATCCAATCAGTTAGAGAGGCAAAGTCTGAATCTGCACGAGGTGGCCATGGCGGTGGTCGTGGATACAGCCGTGGTCGTGGTGGTGCTGGTGGAGGATACAGCAGAGACTTTGCAAGCAATGGAAACTCATATGGCAATAGGGAGGTCTCTGCTCCGCAGGGTGCACCTGACCAGGGTGATGGAAAGCCTTATGAGAGACGAGGTGGCTATGGAGCACCCCGTGGTTCTTTCCGTGGTGGCCGGAGAGGCGGTTACAGCAATGGAGAAGCTGGAGAAGAAGTGGAGCGCCCTCGTAGGACATTTGAGCGCCGTAGTGGAACCGGACGTGGGTATGTATGGAGTGTGTTGTGTCATTAGTGTCTCTACTGCTGTATGTTGTTGGATTTCATGATGGCTCAATATACCAACTTCTTCTATATTTATGCAGAAATGAGATGAAACGGGAAGGATCTGGTCGTGGAAACTGGGGAGCACCTGAAGATGAACTTGCACCGTAAGAATTTAATTGTCTTCGGTAGCCATTACAGTTCATTCAGGATACCAACCATTGACGGATGTTAACTAATTTCTGTATTTTTAGATTGACCGAGGAAGTTGTCAATGGAGAGGAGAAAAACCTGAATGGTGAGAAGCCTCTTGTGGAGGAAAATGCTGCAGTAGATGGCGAAAAGGATGTTGCTAAAgatgaaaatgaagagaaGGAGGCTGAGGATAAGGTGAAAGAATATATAccatttgaatatttttgttcaaCCTATCTGTTTTCTTTAACCTAAGCAAGGATTCACGGGTAGCTTTTTGAATACGAGGGACTTGCTACTGTTGCAATAATGGCTTAGGCTCTATAACCACTGTGATTTTCTTTGAACTCTTGATTTTGTGTTGACTTGGAAATAATGACTTTCAGGAGATGACATTGGAAGAATATGAGAAGCTTCTGGAGGAGAAAAGGAAGTCTTTGATGGCTCTTAAAACTGAAGAAAGAAAGGTTGATGCAAAAGAGTTTGCCTCTATGCAACAACTTGCAGACAAGAAAGCTAACGATGATGTCTTCATAAAATTGGTGATCCACTTAACTTCATACTTGATGAATATTGCCATTTCACTCCTTTGTTAgcttattttgaattttatctcCTTTCTAACTATCAATGTTATTCTTCTTTTCAGGGCTCCGAGAAGGATAAAAAGAAAGATTTAGccgagaaagaagaaagagcTAAAAAGGTACTATCATTTGTgcactatatttatattatgatgtATATAATTTAGGCTACATCGTTCTTGCATCTATGTTATGGATTCGGATCATACCTCTTGAATGAATTAGGTTGCAATAGAGCTGCACGTGCCTTCTTAATGTTGTTTATGCTGTCAATACAAGTGTTATCTATTTGTTGAACTTATACTTGACCTATTTAAGTAGAttattagttagtttttgGAAAGTTGCAAGATTCGGAGTATAATCTGATGCATGTTCAATTGGGTGGTCTAGTCTGTCAGCATCAATGAATTCTTGAAGCCTGCTGAGGGTGAGAGGTACTACAGCCCTGGTGGCCGTGGGAGAGGCCGGGGCCGTGGACCAAGAGGAGGAGGCTATGTTGGATCCAATGACAGGAGTGGCTTCCAAGCACCGGCCATTGAAGACCCTGGTCAGTTCCCAACTTTAGGTGGCAAATGAGATGTTGGTTGTGCTTCTAAAGCCCCGTATTATCAAGTTCGTATCAACTGGGCTGGAGAAATACTGGAATAATGGAGTGGTCTGtatcaaaaaatattacatatttatgCACCACATGTACGATTGTGTTCTGATTCTACATAGCATATTCTCAACTGTTCTATTTTTGTGGTCGtttttagctttttttttagattcaaAGCATGAGAACGAATAGTTTACTCGAGACATTGCTGCTCAGTTTTGCTTCTTGGAATTTGGAAAACCTTTAGTTTTGAAATTACCTCCTTTGATCTGAAGTACTTTTTGTCTACTCTATAAATTGCGATTGGTAAGttgtgttttaaattttttctgaTATTATGACCAGTGTTGCTTCATTATATTGAAACTTGAAAGTGGTcatataaatttgtatttatgtGTTTTGGCTTTGATTTCTCTCTCCTTTGTATATTagaagagtaaaggccaaataTGGTCCCTAGCATATGgacattttatcaatttggtccttaacattatcattttgattattaggtccctcacaaataaactcggacccgaattggtcctcacttaacagaaccattaaaaaatagacggtgattgcaatttgactatattaaattactaatggtaattaattatacctaattataattcttaattcctattaaattacaaattattcatttcattttgcaattGATACTATCTTTTATTCCAATTTTGctaataggaaaagaattataattaggtataattaattaccattagtaatttaatatagtcaaattgcggtcatcgtctattttttgacggttctgttaagtgaggaACGTTTCGGATCTGAGTTTATTTGTTagggatcaaataatcaaaaagataatgttaaggaccaaattaataaaacggtcatatgttaggaccacatttggcctttactcatATTAGAATTCACAATGTGCAAATCTACTTCCAGTCATATTTTTCAGCTGTCATGTCAATAGGTTCAGTTACTCCACATTTTTAGTCATAATTCAGTTTCACAATCCCtttgatcttttttttttttttaattttttgtgctgaaaaagaatgagagagaggaagaaacaaggaggaagaagaagaagaatggaggaagaagaagaagaagaagaagaagaaagcgGCGGTTGTGTGAGGAGGATTAACcctaataatttatatttaaactataaattagtGGGccaataaatttgttaaatagaTAGACTATAAATGAATGGgccaataattttattaaatgaatgGACTATATTTGGGATGGGCTAATTTAGGTTTtcatttagttaattaataagtTGTCACAtatttgagataaattaaaatttatttcatgtactataatatttttacattttaatttaattaagttaataatatattaaatatataagtgctaaaaaattaaaacaaaataaatgatgatgtggaaatgGGAAGGCCCTATGGAAGGGCCCTTCCATTGTGGGAAGATAGGCCCTCTCAAAAATTGATGAtgtggaaataataaaaaaagaagggCCCTATGGGAGGGCCCTTCCATTGCTAGTGCTCTAAACATATGATCGAAATAAGAATTTGATTCggaatatttactttttgaaattgagtcctaaacaaatgaaatcatCGTACAATCGGTCAAGGGATgattaaaaactaacggtcaatgGACGATTAAgcgaaattttaaataaattagaatattaatccataattaattaaaataaaataaaaaataagaaattcattttatctctcttctctcccatCTCTCTTCCCTCTCCTGTCAGCCACAAATCACATGAACTCCGACTCACAGGAAATCTGGCATCAGAAAACAAATTTTACACATGGTAAGCATCTACTTATTGATCCCAAATAAAGAATCTCAATTTATCTTAGAcgcgaattttaaaaaataaatttaatgaataattagtgaaataagTACATGggaaaattattgaaatgtgAATCTACTATTACATGcctattaatttcataaatgagtaatgaatttataaaatataaagtcattgataaaaaatagcaaaatttgattgaaagcttaaactttaatttagGATCCaagtagtatcaaattttggaaaatacaGCGGATATTGTAAATTTGATGCATTCTGTTAGGAGTATAAAGGTGCCAGGCAAAATAGAGCACGAGAGGCGCTCGAACACAATACCGGAATGAATCAGTAACGACTTTGATAAAAGGAACTCGGCTTTATATAACTGAAATTCAGTTACTGAATGGAGGGAAATGAAAACGAAATAATAATCCTCACACAAGAGGCCTACGATATAAAATCATCCTTAACCAATCTCTCCAACATAATATTATATCTTCCTGATCTCTAATATATAAACTaaccaaaataacaaatcagCAAATAAATCTCTGAACTGTTAAGTGCTTCCTTCTGCCAAGTTATCTTCTTGCAACAGCCAAATGATCTCCCGCTCTCCACGCTTGTAAATCTTCCGCCTCTGATCTCCGTTGTCTGTATCACAATCACATTTGTTTAAAACTACTGAAATTTAGCTCTTAGAAGGCTGggatatttttttgcaaaatgcACCAAAAAATTCTGGAATTCATCTTtgaattctaatttctaaaGTTGCACAGAAAAATGCACATCACAGTTAAATTCAAGGTGCACAAAGCAGAGATTGCATATTCAAACTGATTATCAAAGTTGAGAAATACTAAAATAGAGCATAgcaatgcattgatcacagaGTTTCAAACAATCCCAATCAATTCAAAACAGCAAAAGTTCAAAACAAACAAGGACAGATAGATGGCATATCCAAAAGGTCGAAATGGTCTAAGCaagttataaataataatgtcaTCAGTTCACCTTATTAAGCTACctagtttttgttttgatgataaGGAGCAAGTAGAAGAAAGATCGATTTACCGGCCGTATTCGATAGATTGACCGGCTGTACCCGAACCACATTTCCAAAACGAGAAGTCAAACATCTTGACTGTTCCAGAAGCAGAAGCTAAACCGATGGATATAGAAACTGATTCACATGCTAACTCAACGTCGTGCAAGGTGTAGAATTCCTCCAGATCCAGCATTTCTTCCTCTTGCGTGATGTTTATCTTCTCTAAAGATTTTGCATTCTCAACGAAGAATCTGATAAGCTCTACCAAGTTCTCCAGGTCGCAGGccgtaaaaatctcaattacTTTCAGCTTGTGTGATATCATAGGGACATCGATTTTCCTGGACTCCCAACTGATTATCCCGGGGAGCTGAAGCATTATCAAccatattttagttataaacATAGACTCTACATGCTTCAAATAATATGGTATCAAACAAACTGTACCTCAGTGAATCGGATGCATAGAGTTTCAAGATTACGAGAAAGCTGGAGTAGCTTTATTAGACCCTCCATATGGTCCCCCGTGAATTCCATATCAACCTTCAAGCTGCTCAGACTGTCGAGAGGACTGAAGTCgccaacatatttttcaaattcagGAGAGTAGTACTAACAAAGAAGAAAGCACATGATAATTACATTTACAGATATGAATATCCATCACCAACTCGTACGCAACTTATAAGTATATAGTGATACACACaactaaaatatatacccttaaaATCTAGCAGAATGTTCGTTCAATAAGAAGTTTTTATAATGGACATCACAGTACTAACAGAATGTTCAATCACTCAAGCTGCACAAAACTACCACTAACATGTCTCTAAGCTGCACAAAAATACCACTAACATGTCCCTAAGCTGCACAAAAATGCCATTAACATGTCTTTAAATGTACAATTATGTCAAAAGTATTgcagaaattcaaaattagaagataaaaaatgatagtaatatactactagtactaccATTACTATAGTATTTAATCTACACATACCAGGACAAAATTTGGCGACACTGATAACTCCTGGACATGACGAATACCTAAAACCATAGCACCTAAGTCCCCTGGTGTATTTTGATATCGGAGCTCAATGGAGGCATTCTTCAAAAATAGCATATCCGAGGATTGACTAAGCTGTAGCACTGGCCCGATATACCAGAAAGATACAAGTTTTGGAGTATGAAGTTCCAGCTCCCCGTCGAACATGCATGCATAATCCCACCAATCAGGGCCACTGTTTACAAAGTTCAAAGTTCTAAGGTTATTGGCAGAAATTTTGAGATGGTTTCTCATCACAAAACAACAATGTTCCAGAGATAAAGTCTCAAGAACACCACAATCACTGAACACATTCGCAGCTATATCAGAATCATCAAACTGGACCCCAACCAAATTTAGGGTCTTGAGATTTGAAAAGCTTGTCAATGGTTGCAACTCAACCAGGCTATTCACGCCCTGTATAAATGCGTCAATGTGAGTTGGTACACCACAATCAATTGGACACTGCAGGATTCCATATC is a window from the Salvia hispanica cultivar TCC Black 2014 chromosome 1, UniMelb_Shisp_WGS_1.0, whole genome shotgun sequence genome containing:
- the LOC125200837 gene encoding RGG repeats nuclear RNA binding protein A-like translates to MATVNPFDLLGDDTEDPSLLAAQQPKIEPKKAAVTSAKQPPQAKLPSKPLPPAQAVREAKSESARGGHGGGRGYSRGRGGAGGGYSRDFASNGNSYGNREVSAPQGAPDQGDGKPYERRGGYGAPRGSFRGGRRGGYSNGEAGEEVERPRRTFERRSGTGRGNEMKREGSGRGNWGAPEDELAPLTEEVVNGEEKNLNGEKPLVEENAAVDGEKDVAKDENEEKEAEDKEMTLEEYEKLLEEKRKSLMALKTEERKVDAKEFASMQQLADKKANDDVFIKLGSEKDKKKDLAEKEERAKKSVSINEFLKPAEGERYYSPGGRGRGRGRGPRGGGYVGSNDRSGFQAPAIEDPGQFPTLGGK
- the LOC125200668 gene encoding putative F-box/FBD/LRR-repeat protein At1g78760 isoform X1, which encodes MNKEALLLFAGISALFAAFEEMGISTKNIKWTQTENEKNIEQESHDRLSSLPSEILDHILLFLSMNEVVKTGVLSRKWRYFWHSTPCLNFDFRDFRNQERCLNLSYNECVIKFWVFVKCAIVISSPICRLRLYCEVCDTIQLDSLLYLCALKEVQELDIFTGYGILQCPIDCGVPTHIDAFIQGVNSLVELQPLTSFSNLKTLNLVGVQFDDSDIAANVFSDCGVLETLSLEHCCFVMRNHLKISANNLRTLNFVNSGPDWWDYACMFDGELELHTPKLVSFWYIGPVLQLSQSSDMLFLKNASIELRYQNTPGDLGAMVLGIRHVQELSVSPNFVLYYSPEFEKYVGDFSPLDSLSSLKVDMEFTGDHMEGLIKLLQLSRNLETLCIRFTELPGIISWESRKIDVPMISHKLKVIEIFTACDLENLVELIRFFVENAKSLEKINITQEEEMLDLEEFYTLHDVELACESVSISIGLASASGTVKMFDFSFWKCGSGTAGQSIEYGRQRRSEAEDLQAWRAGDHLAVARR
- the LOC125200668 gene encoding putative F-box/FBD/LRR-repeat protein At1g78760 isoform X2, which translates into the protein MGISTKNIKWTQTENEKNIEQESHDRLSSLPSEILDHILLFLSMNEVVKTGVLSRKWRYFWHSTPCLNFDFRDFRNQERCLNLSYNECVIKFWVFVKCAIVISSPICRLRLYCEVCDTIQLDSLLYLCALKEVQELDIFTGYGILQCPIDCGVPTHIDAFIQGVNSLVELQPLTSFSNLKTLNLVGVQFDDSDIAANVFSDCGVLETLSLEHCCFVMRNHLKISANNLRTLNFVNSGPDWWDYACMFDGELELHTPKLVSFWYIGPVLQLSQSSDMLFLKNASIELRYQNTPGDLGAMVLGIRHVQELSVSPNFVLYYSPEFEKYVGDFSPLDSLSSLKVDMEFTGDHMEGLIKLLQLSRNLETLCIRFTELPGIISWESRKIDVPMISHKLKVIEIFTACDLENLVELIRFFVENAKSLEKINITQEEEMLDLEEFYTLHDVELACESVSISIGLASASGTVKMFDFSFWKCGSGTAGQSIEYGRQRRSEAEDLQAWRAGDHLAVARR